In Heyndrickxia vini, the sequence ATTGCTATATTGGATGGAATCATCGTTTTAATCGGGTTTCAAACGTTGGGACTTTGGAGCGTCGTGTTTTCAATCATCACCATTTTGTCTGCGGGGCTCCTAGCGAATCTCTGTTATGAACCCCCAAATAGCGGGTCTGTCCCCAACTAATTGTTATTTGCCTATTCAAAGCAGTAACAATAAATGTAAAAAATGTAACCATGGTTGCGGTTCGTGCATTTCTTAATATATAAAATTATAATAGAAACAAATACATAAAACGAGGTGGGGATCATGACTTATTCAATTGGCGAATTTGCAAAAATGATCGGTGTAAGTACAAGCACACTTAGGTACTATGAAAAGGAAGGGTTACTTACTCCTCGTCGAGATGAAAATAATATACGAGAATTTACTGATGATGATATTGGGTGGGTTCAGTTTTTGCTCCATTTAAAAAATTCGGGAATGTCGATGGCAGAGCTAAAGCAATATACGAAATGGCGTGCAATGGGAGACGAAACGACACCGGAAAGGTTGGATTTACTTGAAAAGCGTAAGCATCTCGTAGAGGAAGAGATCCAAGCGCTGCAAAAAAATCTGCATGTTCTGAACCAAAAGATTGAATTCTATAAAGATAGACTAGAAGGGAATATATATGAATTTGTTCTGTACCCTGGTGGAGAAGCGAAGTCATAAAACAAGCGAGTGAGGCTGATAGAAAACTTTTTCTTTATGGCTATGTTGTAAACTATTAATTTTTGATTAAGAATGGAGTGACAGAAGTGGCACGAGCCTTATTTATTAATGCTGGATCAGAAGGGCATATCAATCCAACGATTGGTGTTGTAAAGGAGCTTATTTCGCGTGGAGAAGAAGTAGTGTATTTTACAATTGAAGATTTTCGAGAGCGTATTGAAAAGACGGGAGCAACTGTCCGAACAATAGACGGTCAAAAATTTATAAAAGCATTTATCTCGGGTGGCAGAAATAATTTACTCGAAAGAATTAATGGACTTTTACATACGGCAGATATCGTCATTCCAAGCGTACTTGAACAGATTGAAGGAGAAAATTTTGATTATCTAATCCACGATTCCATGTTTGGTTGTGGACGTATCCTTGCTCAAATCCTTAAACTGCCGGCAATCAATTCGTGTACTACTTTTGCTCAGACTAAGGAAAGGTTCGATAACATGTTCGAACAGCTTTCAGAAAATATCCCTGCAGAAACAATTGATGAATTTCAAAGACTGACGGGAATGGTGAAGGAAAAGTATGGTGTAGAGATCCATTCCCCTTACGAAGTTTTATGTAATCCAGCATCGCTTACACTAGTTTATACAATTAGAGAATTCCAACCTTCTGGAGAAGACTTTGACCAAACTTATAAATTTGTAGGTCCATCTATTTCTTCACGATTAAATGAAGAAACTTTTGACTTTACTGCAATCAAGGGAAAAAATCCAATCTATATTTCACTGGGTACGGTCGTAAATCAGGCTATTGATTTCTATAAGCTTTGTTTTAGGGCATTTGAGAACACCGAACATACAGTTGTTATGTCTATTGGAAATAAAGTTCAACTAACTGATTTGGGAGAGATTCCAAATAACTTCATTGTGAAAAATTATGTACCGCAAACTGAAGTATTGAAACACACTAAATTATTTATCACACATGGTGGAATGAACAGTGTCCATGAAGGCCTTTATTACGGAGTTCCGCTCATTGTCCTCCCACAAAGCGCAGATCAACCGATCATTGCCGAGCAAGTGGCCAAAATGGGTGCTGGCATAAAGTTACAAATGCAAGAATTGACAGCAAATCAACTATGTCATGCCGTAAATCACGTATTAAACCAACCGACCTTCCATAAAAATGTTGCAAATGTGAGGGATTCCTTTCAAGCATCGGATGGTTATCATCAAGCGGTTGATGCCATTTTCAAATTTAAAAGTCAAAATGAAATCTTAAAATAATAATTACCGTAACAACTGTGGTTTCAGGCAAGGAAGGAGATAAGATGAAAATAGGGAATAAACAACTGCAACCAAAACTTTTATTATCGATTGTTATTTTCCTTATCGTCGTTATTGGAATAACATTTTATTTCTTTCAGCATGTTAGTGGACAAGAGGTTAAAGAATCGAATCTTAAATATGGCAATAACCGAATGCAAACATTAGATCTCTTCACACCTAAAGTTCGGAACGGAGAGAAAATACCGGTCATCATTTATGCTCATGGTGGCGGATGGGGCGGTGGTGATAAATCAAATGTTTCGGCAAAACCTGATTTTTTTACCAAAAAAGGATATTCATTTATATCAATTAACTATCGCCTTTTTCCAAAAGCTACCTATGAGGAAATGGCAAATGATATTACCAATGCGATAAAATGGGTGTATGACAAAGCCAACCATTATCAATTTGATCGGACGAAAATAAATCTGATGGGCCATTCTGCTGGTGGTCATTTAATCATGCTAGTCGCTTCAAATCCAACCTATTTGAATAAGGTAGGTCTTTCACCCGAAATAATCAATTCTGTCGTGAACATAGAAGGTCCGCTTGATTTAACAGATTTTATCAATAGATTTGGACGCTACAAAAAGGTGTTCGGAAACGACCAAGAAGTATGGAAAAAAGCCTCACCTATTTCTTATGCTGCAAATAAAAATCTGCCACCAATGTTTTTGATAGACCACGGAAATCATTCTATTGAAAGATTTATGGATACAACAACAAAAGCTGACAACACGGTCGCAAATTTTAAAGCCCGATCTCTTTCCCATAGCGAATTAACTCAGCTTCTCGGAACAACCAAAACCGAGGAAGCAACCAACATGACTAATGCAGTGTTCGAATTCTTAAAGAGGTTAAATTAAATTAAGGTGTTGTTTACTATTTGACAACATCTCTTTTTTATTTGTTGCAAGCTTTTCATCCTTTTACATAAATACAAAGATTTTGTGAAAAATAACAAAAAAGGTCGAGGTCATGGGAGGTGTATCATGGTAAAGGAATTTCACGTGAGGCTTACATCAACAGAAATTACAGCTCTTTGGGGATCATATATTAATGACAGTGCCTTAGTGTGTAACATAGAATATTTTTTATCTAAAGTCGAGGATGAAGAAATTAAAGCAATAATTAAATATGCTTTAAGGATTGCTCAAGGTAATGTTAATACTATAACTGAAATTTTTAATAAAGAAAAATATCCTATACCCTATGGATTTAAGCTTAAGGAGGATGTTAATTTATCAGCTCCTCGATTGTACTCTGATACTTATGCTTTGTACTACCTCCATCAAGCATCTCAAATTGCTCTACAAGGCTACAGTATTAATTTAGCATTATCCGTTCGAGCGGATGTTTATAGCTATTTCAATGAGTGCATTTCACAATTGACTAAGTTTCTTAGAGAGGTAAAGGAGCTGTTATTATCCAAAGGTCTTTATATAAGGGCGCCATATTTACCAATTCCCGAGGATATTGATTTCGTAAAAAAGCAAAGTTTCCTTAAAGGGTTTTTCGGTGAAAAAAGACCTTTAACTGGTACAGAAATTACAAATCTTTTTGCTAATTTTGAAAGAAATGCTTTTGGAGCAGCGACCTTACTTGGATTTAGTCAGGTTGCTAAATCAAAAGAGGTTTCCAGTTTTTTGTTCAGAGGAGTGGAGATTGCTAAAAAGCATTGTGATATTTTTGAATCTATACTTAATAAAGATAACCTTCCTGCTCCTATGACATGGAATATTGAAGTTACAGACTCAACCAGTTATACTTTTTCGGACAAACTAATGATGTTTTATACAACTGCACTTATCGCACTGAGTATAGGTTTTTATGGAACAAGTATGGCAATGAGTCCAAGGAAGGATTTGGCTCTGCAATATGTAAGGCTATCCGCTGAAATTGCCAAGTATGCCGAAGACGGTGCAAAAATTATGATTAATAATGGATTCCTTGAACAACCTCCAATGGCTGTTGACAGAGAGGAATTAGCCTTGCAAAAAACGAAGAAGTAAGCAATATAGCCCTGAATTAATGGGGCTTTTTTCCTTTGATTAAAAATATAAAAAAGGTTTTCTAAATCCCTTTACATACATTAGGGGGGTATTGTATATTGTAGATGTGGAGGTGATAGGGGTGGAAGAAAACATGAATCATGATTGTAATCTTTCTGAAGGAAGAAAGAGCCATCATTCCGATAAAGTGAAGAAAAACTTGGTTACTCGTTTAAATCGAATTGAAGGTCAAATTCGTGGAATAAAAGGATTAATCGAAAAGGACACGTATTGTGACGATGTTATTACCCAAATCGCGGCTACACAGTCAGCTTTAAACAGTGTGGCAAAAATCCTTCTAGAAGGTCATCTTAAAACGTGTGTATTGGAACGAGTTAATGAGGGTGATACAGAGGTACTAGACGAAGTACTTTTAACAATAGGAAAATTAATGAAAAAATAAATAGGAGTGATTATAAATGGAAAAAACTACTTTAAAGGTGAACGGAATGTCGTGTAATCATTGTGTAAATTCTATTGAAGGAAGCGTCGGCAAATTACAAGGTGTTAAATCAGTAAAAGTTCATTTGGATGCTGGAAAAGTTGACGTAGAATTCAATCCATCCGATGTATCCTTAAATGAAATTAAGGAAACAATTGATGATCAAGGGTATGATGTTGAATAGAATGACTCTTTTCTAAAATTTGTTGTTCTACACACTTAACAAGAGTGAAAACGCAGAGTGGATTGGAGCGGAAGGAGCTTGACTCCGGCGGGATATAGAGGAAAGGTCGAGACCCCACAGGCGCGAAAAGCGCCGAGGAGGCTCGACTTCCTCCCCGCGGAAAGCAAACTCCTGCAGCGGAAAGGAACGGTCCATTTTATGAACAACAAACTTAACGAAAACAGCTAATAGAAAAAAGGAAAACGTGCCTAATAAAGCACGTTATCTTTTTCAATGAAATATACCCCCCACCAGTATAAAAGAGGTGTTAAATATGAGTAATGAAATCAAAGAAACGGATTATCAAATTATAGGGATGACCTGTGCGGCATGTGCCACAAGAATTGAAAAAGGGCTCAAAAAAATGGATGGCGTAAAAGAAGCCAATGTTAATTTAGCGCTGGAAAAGTCAACAATAAAATATGATCCTGAAGTGGTTTCTGACCAAGATTTCCAAAAGAAAATTCAAGGTTTAGGCTATGATGTTGTAAAGGAAAAAACAGAATTTGATATTACGGGAATGACCTGTGCAGCTTGCGCAAATAGAATTGAAAAAAGATTAAACAAATTAGATGGAGTAGAACAAGCCGCCGTTAATTTTGCATTAGAAACCGCTCTTGTGGAATACAATCCAGAACATATCTCCGTCCCTGAAATGAAAGAGGCGATAAAAAAGCTAGGATATAGCCTTGAGCAAAAGAAGGAAAATGCAGGAGAACAAGTGGACCATCGCCAAAAAGAAATTGAAAAACAACAAGGGAAATTTATTTTCTCACTTATCTTGTCCTTGCCATTATTGTGGGCGATGGTTAGTCACTTTGAATTTACGTCTTTCATTTGGCTACCAGATATGTTTATGAATCCTTGGGTACAGCTTGCCCTTGCAACACCTGTGCAATTTGTCGTTGGAAAACAGTTTTATGTAGGAGCTTTTAAAGCGTTAAGAAATAAGAGCGCAAATATGGATGTCCTTGTTGCACTTGGCACATCGGCTGCTTATTTCTATAGTTTGTATTTAAGTATTAGCTCAATTGGCTCCGGAGCTCATACGGTAGAACTCTATTATGAAACAAGCGCTGTCCTTATTACTTTAATTCTCTTAGGAAAACTGTTCGAAGCAAAAGCAAAAGGACGTTCTTCTGAAGCAATTAAGAAGTTAATGGGACTGCAGGCAAAAAATGCGACTGTCGTGCGTGATGGTGAAGAGTTAATTATTCCGATTGATGAGGTTTTACAAGGGGATATAGTATATGTTAAGCCTGGTGAAAAGATCCCAGTAGATGGTGAAATTGTAGAAGGCCAGTCGGCACTTGATGAGTCGATGTTGACGGGTGAAAGTATTCCGATTGATAAAACGGTTGGCGATACAGTTATTGGTTCTACGATTAATAAAAATGGTTTCCTAAAAATTAAAGCAACAAAAGTCGGTAAAGATACAGCATTAGCACAAATTATTAAAGTAGTTGAGGAAGCACAAGGATCGAAAGCCCCGATTCAACGATTAGCTGATGTGATATCAGGGATATTTGTACCTATTGTAGTTGGGATCGCGGTTATTACTTTCTTAATATGGTATTTCTTCGTAAGTCCCGGAGAATTTGCGGAAGCCCTTGAAAAATTTATCGCGGTATTGGTTATCGCATGTCCTTGCGCACTCGGTTTGGCGACACCCACTTCGATAATGGCTGGATCGGGTCGTGCCGCGGAATTTGGAATTTTATTTAAAGGTGGAGAACATCTTGAAACAACCCATCGCATCGATACAATTATTCTTGATAAGACAGGAACAGTGACAAACGGAAAACCGTCTTTAACAGATGTTATTTTATCAGAAGGTATGGAGGAAAAGGAATTTCTAAAGCTGGTTGGTACGGCTGAAAGAAACTCGGAACATCCACTTGCTGAGGCGATTGTTGAAGGGATAAAAGAAAAAGGAATCAGTCTACAAGGTTCAGAAACATTCGAAGCCATTCCGGGTTACGGCATTCAATCAACTGTAAATGGCAAACAACTATTCATCGGAACACGCAGACTTATGGCGAAACAAAACATTACTGTACATGAAGAAGAATTAGCAAAAATGGAGAACTTGGAAAAGCAAGGGAAAACAGCTATGTTAGTTGCCATTGATGGACATTTTGCGGGAATCGTGGCAGTTGCAGATACGATTAAAGAAACATCAAAAGAAGCCATTTCTCGTTTGCGCAGTATGGGATTAGATGTTGTGATGATTACTGGAGATAATACGCAAACGGCACAAGCCATTGCGGATCAAGTGGGAATAAAGAAAGTCATTGCTGAAGTTTTACCAGAAGGCAAGGCAAAAGAAGTCGAAAAGCTTCAGAAATCCGGTAAAAAAGTAGCGATGGTCGGGGATGGAATTAATGATGCTCCGGCACTAGCAATAGCTGATATTGGGATGGCAATTGGTACAGGTACCGATGTGGCGATGGAAGCTGCTGATATTACTCTCATTCGTGGTGATTTAACGAGTATTGCGGATGCAATATTCATGAGTAAGAAGACGATTACTAATATTAAGCAAAATCTTTTCTGGGCGCTTGCTTATAACTGTATAGGAATCCCTATTGCAGCGGTAGGTTTCTTAGCACCGTGGTTAGCGGGTGCAGCAATGGCATTTAGCTCCGTATCGGTTGTTCTTAACGCACTAAGACTGCAGAGGGTTAAGTTAAAAGCGTAAATGTAGAAAGGAGCAAGCTTCCATGAAAAAAGGAATGATGATTTGGACGATTTCAGCGCTCGTATATCTTGGACTCGTCATTGCTGGATACAGTGTTTATGCAAGTATAAATCCAAAAACGGAGAAACACATTACTCATACAACGACTGAACAGGGAGGTGAAAACATGAATCAGCAACACATTCATCACCAGGATCAAGCCGCAGACACCGTTAGCGAGGTAACACCAAAAGTATCCTATGATAACGGAGAACTTACAATTGAATTAAAAGATAAAAATAATCAAGTTCCGGAACTAGAAGTTTCTCATGAAAAATACATGCATCTCATTGTAGTAAGTTCTGACCTAGAGGAGTACCATCACGTACATCCAGAGCAAAAAGGTGAAGGGATCTATAAACAAAAGATCAATTTAGCGAATAATTCTTACAAAGTGATTGTTGATATTACACCAAAAGGACTGCAATATTCGGCAAAACCGATTGAATTGCATGTTGGTGAATCCCATTACGACCAACATGATAACCATCTTGTTGCCGATAAGAATTTTACAAAGACAATCAATGGTCAAACCGTTGAATTAACTACTCAATCTTTTGAAGTAAACAAAGAGATTACGCTTAATTTTGACGTGAAAGATGCCAAACCTGATCCTTATTTAGGTGCTTTAGGCCATGTTGTCGTTTTAGATGAAGACGGAGAGAAATATATTCATGTTCATCCGGTTGCGGATGATAAGACCGTATTTGAAACACGATTTGATAAACCTGGGATTTATAAACTTTGGGCCGAATTTAAGTTTGGCAATCAAGTGAATGCCTATCCATTTATTATAGAGGTCAAATAATGAAACTAACAAAATATTACCTGCTGACGAATGGCAGCAGGTAATATTTTCAACTATATTTATACTATAACGAGGTTGTAATTTTAATATTGGAGATCGGCGATTAGCCTAGGAATATATTCATGAGGATTGTTTTGTTCGCTTTGAAGCCTTAAAAGTAAAGATGGACCAGATATACAAGATGTAACTCGGTAAAAAAATGATTTGATTTTTTAAATAGGGAGGTCACGTACTTTAGCATTAAACGTCTTAACGATTTTTGCTGCTAAAAATGTGCCTCCTTTTGTTCATCGCTATTATTTTTTTATTTGGAAGTTAACCGTCCATTGCCCTTTTTGTTGAAAAATTGTATCGGTATTAAATGCTACGTTTGATGTGGCAGGTATATATTGTGGCAGGTTTACCTTTACAGCGCCTTGATAGGTTTGGTTGTTGATCTTTTTATGCCACGTATTATTTCCTCGAACGAGATTGTCACCAATAGAAATATCAGGGTTTATTATTCCAGAATCTTCGGCTATCTGATCCCCCGACTTTGATTGGATCGTATAATACACCACCATCTCCTGACCGTGGTTTGTAATGGTGTAGTTATTTATCATCAGTTTGATACCATTATTCTCTGCAGACCCGATAACTTGTTCTGATTTGGCGAATGAACTTTGTAGAGGAACAGATATTAATCCAACTAGTAAGCAAAGCATAAAAATTAATCTACTAAATCCATTTAAGAAACCTTTCATACGATCACCGTCCTACTTTTAATTTATCGTTCAAAAAGGAGTTATGTAACAGCCTTTATGAACATGCTCATTTATAGATTGTCTCCATTTTTCGTAAATATGCTAAATCCAAATGAACTTTGTGAAAATTAATACGAACATCATTGACCTTGCTATGTATATTTATTTTTTATTTGCTCTTTTGCATAATTAAGGATTGTTTTACTCAATATAGAAAAAGAGAAAGGTCTAATACAAATTTAATTTTAAAGCATAGGAGGTCTTTTCTTGAGACGCTATTTAAAAGTAATCGGTATAGCTTTGTTGGCTTTGGTATTAGTCGTCGGATGTCAGTCGAAAAACGAAAATAAGAAGAACAATGCCAATAACCAAGTAGCCAAAAATAAAAATGATACCGGGTTTCCTAATTGGGGCTATGACTATCAACATACTAGGCATGTACCTTATGATAAAATTACAAAAGATAATGTTAAAAAGTTAGGAATTGTTTGGCAGAAGGATTTGTCAGATTGGGATAAAAATGTACCTAATGCTTCAGAGGATTTCCCAATTGTTCAAGATGGCGTCATGTATGTAACGACCTCATTAAATCGGGTATTTGCAATGGATGCTTCAAACGGAAAGAAGATTTGGGAATGGAAGTTGCCAAAGGATGTACAGGAACATCTTGATAAGGCGGATTTGAGTCTTTTAGAGATAGTGGCCAGTCGTGGGGTAGCTGTTGCGGAAGATAGTGTATTTGTACTTATTGCCGATAATCGTTTGGCGAAGCTTAATAAGAAAGACGGAAAATTAATTAAAATGGTTAATCTTTGGGACAGTATTGAAGGTGTCACACTTGAAAACAGATATTATGAAACAATGGCACCTATGTATTATAAAGGAAATATCTATGTAGGTAGCAGTGGCGGTGATAATGGTATTCGTGGTTTTGTTATGGCCTATAAAGCAAGCAATTTAGAACCCGCTTGGAAGCAACCATTCTGGACAATCCCTAAAAAGGGAGAGGGCTGGGTAAAGGGAAAATACACTGGGGGAGGAGCTGTATGGAACCCAATGTCATTTGATCCGGACACCGATATGATGTATTTTGGGGTCGGAAATCCAGCGCCAGACTACTTTGCAGCCGTACGACCTGGTAAAAATCCATATACAGATTCGGTGGTTGCACTGGATAGCAAAACAGGAAAGTTTATTTGGGCAAAATCTGAAGTTGAAAAAGATGAATGGGATTATGATGCGGCATCCACTCCGATGGTTCTTAATGCCACGGTAAATAACAAAAAGAAAAAAGTTGTCGTTCATGGCGGCAAGAACGGAAAATGGTATGCATGGGATGCGAAAAATGGAGATACCATTTATGATGGAGTTCCGTTTGTTAAAATCAAGCACTCTCCACTGCCAACGGATGAAAAAAAGGCAGTACCTCAATGGCCAGGAGCAGAAGGTGGACAAAATTACGCGCCGGAAACGTATGATCCTACTTCCAATTATGTATTAATCCCCGGGATTAACAAGCCATCTGTGGCAGTGGCAGCGAAAGATGAGAAGGAAGTTGAGCAAAAGAATGGTCTATTCCCTGGTACATCTATTTTACCAACTCCAAAAGGTGTTGAAATATCAGGTACCATTACAGCAATCGACTTAAATACCGGTAAGAAGGCTTATCAGAATAAGACGGAACAACCAATGCGCGGAGGGTTTACGAGTACGACTACAGGACTTGCTTTCTATGGAGCGCTGAATGGAGATGTTAATGCCCTTGACATCAAAACTGGAAAAGTATTATGGAATATGAAAAGTGGCGGAGATCAAATTATGATGGCTCCATCCATTTATATGGTTGACGACAAACAATATGTTACGTTCGTCACTGGGACGAAAATTGTTACCTACGGACTTGGAGGTAACAAAAAAGTTATTCCGGAACAAAGTCAAGGTTCAGGGAAACATGATAATGCCAATCATGGAAGCCACGGAAATAAAGAGAAAGATAAAAAACAACCGGCGAATATGAACCCTGAGGCTATTTACAAAAAGAGCTGTGTCTCCTGTCATGGTGGAAATCTTGAGGGTAAATCCGGTCCGAATCTACAAAAAGTCGGTGCATCTATGTCAGAGCAGGATATATTAAATCAAATTATTAACGGAGGCGGGCGTATGCCTGGAGGTCTTGTTGATAATGACCAAGCGAAGGCTTTAGCAAAATGGCTTTCCAAAAAGAAATAGTTTTTCTAAGTAAAATATGACCACCCTTTAAGTAAAAATCCTTAAACCG encodes:
- a CDS encoding heavy metal translocating P-type ATPase, which produces MSNEIKETDYQIIGMTCAACATRIEKGLKKMDGVKEANVNLALEKSTIKYDPEVVSDQDFQKKIQGLGYDVVKEKTEFDITGMTCAACANRIEKRLNKLDGVEQAAVNFALETALVEYNPEHISVPEMKEAIKKLGYSLEQKKENAGEQVDHRQKEIEKQQGKFIFSLILSLPLLWAMVSHFEFTSFIWLPDMFMNPWVQLALATPVQFVVGKQFYVGAFKALRNKSANMDVLVALGTSAAYFYSLYLSISSIGSGAHTVELYYETSAVLITLILLGKLFEAKAKGRSSEAIKKLMGLQAKNATVVRDGEELIIPIDEVLQGDIVYVKPGEKIPVDGEIVEGQSALDESMLTGESIPIDKTVGDTVIGSTINKNGFLKIKATKVGKDTALAQIIKVVEEAQGSKAPIQRLADVISGIFVPIVVGIAVITFLIWYFFVSPGEFAEALEKFIAVLVIACPCALGLATPTSIMAGSGRAAEFGILFKGGEHLETTHRIDTIILDKTGTVTNGKPSLTDVILSEGMEEKEFLKLVGTAERNSEHPLAEAIVEGIKEKGISLQGSETFEAIPGYGIQSTVNGKQLFIGTRRLMAKQNITVHEEELAKMENLEKQGKTAMLVAIDGHFAGIVAVADTIKETSKEAISRLRSMGLDVVMITGDNTQTAQAIADQVGIKKVIAEVLPEGKAKEVEKLQKSGKKVAMVGDGINDAPALAIADIGMAIGTGTDVAMEAADITLIRGDLTSIADAIFMSKKTITNIKQNLFWALAYNCIGIPIAAVGFLAPWLAGAAMAFSSVSVVLNALRLQRVKLKA
- a CDS encoding metal-sensitive transcriptional regulator, coding for MNHDCNLSEGRKSHHSDKVKKNLVTRLNRIEGQIRGIKGLIEKDTYCDDVITQIAATQSALNSVAKILLEGHLKTCVLERVNEGDTEVLDEVLLTIGKLMKK
- a CDS encoding macrolide family glycosyltransferase, which translates into the protein MARALFINAGSEGHINPTIGVVKELISRGEEVVYFTIEDFRERIEKTGATVRTIDGQKFIKAFISGGRNNLLERINGLLHTADIVIPSVLEQIEGENFDYLIHDSMFGCGRILAQILKLPAINSCTTFAQTKERFDNMFEQLSENIPAETIDEFQRLTGMVKEKYGVEIHSPYEVLCNPASLTLVYTIREFQPSGEDFDQTYKFVGPSISSRLNEETFDFTAIKGKNPIYISLGTVVNQAIDFYKLCFRAFENTEHTVVMSIGNKVQLTDLGEIPNNFIVKNYVPQTEVLKHTKLFITHGGMNSVHEGLYYGVPLIVLPQSADQPIIAEQVAKMGAGIKLQMQELTANQLCHAVNHVLNQPTFHKNVANVRDSFQASDGYHQAVDAIFKFKSQNEILK
- the copZ gene encoding copper chaperone CopZ, whose protein sequence is MEKTTLKVNGMSCNHCVNSIEGSVGKLQGVKSVKVHLDAGKVDVEFNPSDVSLNEIKETIDDQGYDVE
- a CDS encoding DUF3231 family protein, with the translated sequence MVKEFHVRLTSTEITALWGSYINDSALVCNIEYFLSKVEDEEIKAIIKYALRIAQGNVNTITEIFNKEKYPIPYGFKLKEDVNLSAPRLYSDTYALYYLHQASQIALQGYSINLALSVRADVYSYFNECISQLTKFLREVKELLLSKGLYIRAPYLPIPEDIDFVKKQSFLKGFFGEKRPLTGTEITNLFANFERNAFGAATLLGFSQVAKSKEVSSFLFRGVEIAKKHCDIFESILNKDNLPAPMTWNIEVTDSTSYTFSDKLMMFYTTALIALSIGFYGTSMAMSPRKDLALQYVRLSAEIAKYAEDGAKIMINNGFLEQPPMAVDREELALQKTKK
- a CDS encoding PQQ-binding-like beta-propeller repeat protein; translation: MRRYLKVIGIALLALVLVVGCQSKNENKKNNANNQVAKNKNDTGFPNWGYDYQHTRHVPYDKITKDNVKKLGIVWQKDLSDWDKNVPNASEDFPIVQDGVMYVTTSLNRVFAMDASNGKKIWEWKLPKDVQEHLDKADLSLLEIVASRGVAVAEDSVFVLIADNRLAKLNKKDGKLIKMVNLWDSIEGVTLENRYYETMAPMYYKGNIYVGSSGGDNGIRGFVMAYKASNLEPAWKQPFWTIPKKGEGWVKGKYTGGGAVWNPMSFDPDTDMMYFGVGNPAPDYFAAVRPGKNPYTDSVVALDSKTGKFIWAKSEVEKDEWDYDAASTPMVLNATVNNKKKKVVVHGGKNGKWYAWDAKNGDTIYDGVPFVKIKHSPLPTDEKKAVPQWPGAEGGQNYAPETYDPTSNYVLIPGINKPSVAVAAKDEKEVEQKNGLFPGTSILPTPKGVEISGTITAIDLNTGKKAYQNKTEQPMRGGFTSTTTGLAFYGALNGDVNALDIKTGKVLWNMKSGGDQIMMAPSIYMVDDKQYVTFVTGTKIVTYGLGGNKKVIPEQSQGSGKHDNANHGSHGNKEKDKKQPANMNPEAIYKKSCVSCHGGNLEGKSGPNLQKVGASMSEQDILNQIINGGGRMPGGLVDNDQAKALAKWLSKKK
- a CDS encoding alpha/beta hydrolase: MKIGNKQLQPKLLLSIVIFLIVVIGITFYFFQHVSGQEVKESNLKYGNNRMQTLDLFTPKVRNGEKIPVIIYAHGGGWGGGDKSNVSAKPDFFTKKGYSFISINYRLFPKATYEEMANDITNAIKWVYDKANHYQFDRTKINLMGHSAGGHLIMLVASNPTYLNKVGLSPEIINSVVNIEGPLDLTDFINRFGRYKKVFGNDQEVWKKASPISYAANKNLPPMFLIDHGNHSIERFMDTTTKADNTVANFKARSLSHSELTQLLGTTKTEEATNMTNAVFEFLKRLN
- a CDS encoding MerR family transcriptional regulator — its product is MTYSIGEFAKMIGVSTSTLRYYEKEGLLTPRRDENNIREFTDDDIGWVQFLLHLKNSGMSMAELKQYTKWRAMGDETTPERLDLLEKRKHLVEEEIQALQKNLHVLNQKIEFYKDRLEGNIYEFVLYPGGEAKS